The genomic interval AGTTACTAAATTCACTAGGTCTGACACAGGCTTGCCTACAGAGGCTGCTTTCagctggcagagaaacagaggatcATCTTGCAGCTTCATTGAATATCTGGTTggagactgaaatgaaaacatgatgaCCCACATGTTTCATTGCTCTGTTTTTCTATAACACCcataatgcattattttgcatCACTCAACTAATTTCTGGAAGAGAACAGCATccaaagaaaatagaaaataaatttcATCATGCAAATATTACCCTGTAGGAGACCTGACAACACAAACTTGGAGGCATAGAAGACCTGCCTTTGCACTTCAATAGCACAGATGTATACCCAAATATGAAGGAAGTGTAGGGAAGAACAAAGGCTGTTCTCAAAAGCTTGTTTTTAGTCACTGCTGTTTCAACCCAAACTTAGTCAAAAGGACTCATCACACAAACCCTGTGTCACTCCAGACATGGGGAGAGTGAAGCGAGAgagaaggggtgtgtgtgtatgcttttaAAGTATGATGTAATGCAGTTCTCTTGTGTACtgttgtgtataaatgtgtaaaatatcaAAACTGAAGCAAGATATTAGGTAGACTGTACCTGAGCTAGTGCAGTTTTCTGGTatgtccagcaggtggcgctgtgaGCTGACTGGGTTCTTCACCTCACAGTAGTATGTATGTTTGGGACCTCCAAtctccagagggagagacaggttggtgttgagatcagggctgctggtgtgggacagtgtcaccccctctctctgccaggacagggtgacctctctcccgttctccacagagcacagcactgagcagttCAGTCTCCTCACTGCTGTTACTGTCACTGTGGGAGTGGACACtcgctctgagagagagagagagagagagagagagagcgggagagagagagagagagagagaatcaggaCTGTCTGAATGCTGGACACGCTTTTAAGCTgtacatctgcacacacactgacacacatgctcacaaactCATAAACAGAACCTACAGTAGACGTCCAAATGGAATATTGAGTGTTTCTGTCCACAAaaatgaggcacacacacacacacacacgcacacacgcacacacacacacacacacacacacacacacacacacacacagatatataacCTACCATAGACTTGCAGCTGGAATGTAACAAGTTTCTTCTGTCCATCTTTACTGTCCACTTTATATTccccagaatcctctgctctcagctgtGTGATGGTGAAGAGTCCAGTTGTACTGTTCcactgcagtctgtctctgaACTGATCTATAAGCTCTGTGTAACTGCTTCCTTTAACCACCATGGCTATAT from Megalops cyprinoides isolate fMegCyp1 chromosome 22, fMegCyp1.pri, whole genome shotgun sequence carries:
- the LOC118769516 gene encoding signaling lymphocytic activation molecule-like — its product is MVVKGSSYTELIDQFRDRLQWNSTTGLFTITQLRAEDSGEYKVDSKDGQKKLVTFQLQVYERVSTPTVTVTAVRRLNCSVLCSVENGREVTLSWQREGVTLSHTSSPDLNTNLSLPLEIGGPKHTYYCEVKNPVSSQRHLLDIPENCTSSGETQEDDTARHRSYIIPIAAGCSLAGILAVAGLTLHVKRGRRQHTEDTGSSDVQYAVINHSNQTETQQRNLPELDTSAQNSKLTTVYDELRPREETPATGRG